From the genome of Nocardia sp. NBC_01503, one region includes:
- a CDS encoding nuclear transport factor 2 family protein → MSEYENIAQRYIDSWNEKEAGKRRALIEDLYAPDVIFTDPLVELNGTDAVAEMVAGAQEQFAGLEFGLGPVDGHHDIARFTWTLNAPGADEPIVVGFDVITIADGKIQRVHGFLDKVPG, encoded by the coding sequence ATGAGCGAATACGAGAACATCGCACAGCGGTACATCGACAGCTGGAACGAGAAGGAGGCCGGTAAGCGCCGGGCCCTCATCGAGGATCTCTACGCCCCCGACGTGATCTTCACCGACCCGCTGGTCGAACTCAACGGCACCGACGCCGTCGCCGAGATGGTCGCCGGCGCCCAGGAACAGTTCGCCGGACTGGAATTCGGCCTCGGCCCCGTCGACGGACACCACGATATCGCCCGATTCACCTGGACGCTGAACGCGCCCGGCGCCGACGAGCCGATCGTCGTCGGATTCGATGTGATCACCATCGCCGACGGAAAGATCCAGCGCGTGCACGGATTCCTGGACAAGGTGCCCGGCTGA
- a CDS encoding AMP-dependent synthetase/ligase: MSSSKVSAVQPRTLCEAFQANVAAYPDWVALRTLGGAQSITWREYGERVRSIAAGLAKLGIGHGDTVAIMLTNRPEFHLCDTAILHTGATPFSVYNTNPVDLLVYQFGNAGNKAVICERQFAPQILAAVEKAAAQGITVEQVICVDDAPAGTLALTAVEGDPDPEFDFEKSWRAVDPEDLLTIVYTSGTTGPPKGVELTHTNFIENARVVDEFGGGGPEDKVVSYLPDAHAANRWFAHYLSMTRGAQITTCPDLKQVAEALAEVHPSVFLGVPRVWVKVKAALEDRFAAEPSPVRRALVDWAIRTGRARARAVSDGRAQGLFDTVQYRLADRLVLATVRERLGLDKVRVAVTGSAPIPPDTHEFFLGLGLPLCEGYGMTECTAGATVGRPQRIKIGTVGTALPGAEVKIAQDGEVLVRGRMVMRGYRNAPDKTAETVDADGWLHTGDIGELDAEGFLKIVDRKKELIINAAGKNMSPTNIENTITENTPLAGAVAVIGEARAYNTALICLDPELAAAFAERHQLSDRSIAGLARDPVVLKSLREGVDAANAKLSRVEQIKKFAVLPDVWLPGSDCLTATGKLRRKPIAIAYAATIDSLYG; this comes from the coding sequence GTGAGTTCATCAAAGGTGTCGGCGGTGCAGCCGCGCACGCTGTGTGAGGCGTTCCAGGCCAATGTCGCGGCCTATCCCGATTGGGTCGCGCTGCGCACCCTCGGCGGTGCGCAGAGCATCACCTGGCGCGAATACGGTGAGCGGGTGCGGTCCATTGCCGCGGGCCTGGCCAAGCTGGGGATCGGGCACGGGGACACGGTGGCGATCATGCTCACCAATCGCCCGGAGTTCCACCTCTGCGATACCGCGATCCTGCACACCGGCGCGACGCCGTTCTCGGTGTACAACACCAATCCGGTGGATCTGCTGGTCTACCAGTTCGGCAATGCGGGCAACAAGGCCGTGATCTGTGAACGCCAGTTCGCACCGCAGATCCTGGCGGCGGTGGAGAAGGCCGCGGCACAGGGCATTACGGTCGAGCAGGTGATCTGCGTGGATGACGCGCCGGCTGGCACTCTGGCGCTGACCGCGGTGGAGGGCGACCCGGATCCGGAGTTCGATTTCGAGAAGTCCTGGCGCGCGGTGGATCCCGAGGATCTGCTCACCATCGTGTACACCTCCGGCACCACAGGACCGCCCAAGGGTGTCGAACTCACCCATACCAATTTCATCGAAAACGCTCGCGTGGTCGATGAATTCGGCGGCGGCGGGCCCGAGGACAAGGTTGTCTCGTACCTGCCGGACGCGCACGCGGCCAATCGCTGGTTCGCGCACTATCTCTCGATGACCAGGGGTGCGCAGATCACCACCTGCCCGGATCTCAAGCAGGTCGCCGAGGCGCTGGCGGAGGTGCATCCGTCGGTGTTCCTGGGTGTTCCCCGGGTGTGGGTGAAAGTCAAAGCGGCCCTGGAGGATCGCTTCGCCGCCGAGCCGAGTCCGGTGCGCCGCGCACTGGTGGACTGGGCGATTCGCACCGGCCGGGCGCGCGCCCGCGCGGTATCGGACGGCCGCGCGCAGGGCCTGTTCGACACCGTCCAGTATCGCCTGGCCGATCGCCTGGTACTGGCCACGGTGCGAGAACGCCTGGGGCTGGACAAGGTTCGTGTCGCCGTCACCGGCTCCGCGCCCATTCCGCCGGATACGCATGAGTTCTTCCTGGGTCTCGGTCTGCCGTTGTGCGAGGGGTACGGCATGACCGAATGCACCGCGGGCGCGACCGTGGGGCGTCCCCAGCGCATCAAGATCGGCACCGTCGGCACCGCACTACCCGGTGCGGAGGTGAAGATCGCGCAGGACGGTGAGGTGCTGGTACGCGGCCGCATGGTCATGCGCGGCTATCGCAACGCTCCGGACAAGACCGCCGAGACCGTCGACGCGGACGGCTGGCTGCACACCGGCGATATCGGCGAACTCGACGCCGAGGGCTTCCTGAAGATCGTCGACCGCAAGAAGGAACTCATCATCAACGCGGCGGGCAAGAATATGTCGCCGACCAATATCGAGAACACCATCACCGAGAACACCCCGCTCGCGGGCGCGGTCGCGGTGATCGGCGAGGCCCGCGCCTACAACACCGCGCTCATCTGCCTGGATCCGGAACTGGCGGCCGCCTTCGCCGAACGGCATCAGCTATCGGATCGAAGCATTGCCGGTCTGGCCCGGGACCCGGTCGTGCTGAAGTCGTTGCGGGAGGGCGTCGACGCGGCGAACGCCAAGCTCTCCCGGGTGGAGCAGATCAAGAAGTTCGCGGTGCTGCCCGATGTGTGGTTGCCGGGCAGCGATTGCCTCACCGCGACCGGAAAATTGAGGCGCAAACCGATAGCTATCGCATACGCGGCTACTATCGACTCGCTGTACGGGTAA
- a CDS encoding AurF N-oxygenase family protein, which yields MSNDASAAAENTLLPRDSFAQRLLTGHVKKFYDPVVDIDWDAPLDPHKLFLPAEVVSLYGTPLWEAMDHEQRRELSRQELANVLSVGIWFENLLNRLLLRELMNGDPTTRHSHYTLTEMGDECRHMMMFGKLIDKVEARPYWPNRYERLTISALQLFLRGSMVWVGALVGEEIFDAIQRQTLDDPQLQPVVARAMRIHVTEEARHIGFARDALARRVPEMSAAERAYTRLCVAIAAPLFVHLMTNWHMYARAGVEDGRAARRMARANPQARRALGIGAANLGAFLDKQGLIGPIGKRIWQRRGLL from the coding sequence ATGAGCAACGACGCCAGCGCCGCCGCCGAGAACACACTGCTCCCCCGCGATTCCTTCGCCCAGCGTTTGCTCACCGGGCATGTGAAGAAGTTCTACGACCCGGTCGTCGATATCGACTGGGACGCTCCCCTGGACCCGCACAAGCTCTTCCTGCCCGCCGAGGTCGTCTCCCTGTACGGCACGCCGTTGTGGGAGGCCATGGATCACGAACAGCGCCGCGAACTCTCCCGCCAGGAGCTGGCGAATGTGCTCTCGGTCGGCATCTGGTTCGAGAACCTGCTGAATCGGCTGCTGTTGCGCGAGCTCATGAATGGCGATCCGACCACCCGGCACTCGCACTACACGCTCACCGAGATGGGCGATGAATGCCGGCACATGATGATGTTCGGCAAGCTCATCGACAAGGTCGAGGCGCGACCGTACTGGCCCAATCGCTATGAGCGACTGACCATCAGCGCCCTGCAACTGTTCCTGCGGGGTTCGATGGTCTGGGTCGGCGCGCTGGTGGGCGAGGAGATCTTCGACGCCATCCAGCGTCAGACCCTGGACGATCCGCAGTTGCAGCCGGTAGTGGCGCGGGCCATGCGGATTCACGTGACCGAGGAGGCGCGGCATATCGGATTCGCGCGAGATGCCTTGGCGCGCAGGGTTCCCGAGATGTCCGCCGCGGAGCGCGCGTACACCAGACTGTGCGTGGCGATCGCCGCGCCGCTGTTCGTACACCTGATGACGAACTGGCATATGTACGCCCGAGCCGGAGTCGAGGACGGCCGCGCGGCCCGGCGGATGGCGCGCGCCAATCCGCAGGCCCGGCGGGCGCTCGGTATCGGGGCCGCGAATCTCGGTGCGTTCCTGGACAAACAGGGCTTGATCGGGCCGATCGGTAAGCGCATCTGGCAGCGCAGGGGGCTGCTGTGA
- a CDS encoding nitroreductase family deazaflavin-dependent oxidoreductase: MNDLATRYIGPSGLDPIMNRIFNTLPKLGISVAGSRLLAVRGRKSGEWRTTMVNLLTVEGTRYLVAPRGHTQWVKNLRVTPVGELRLGRKAELFTARELPDADKLPILRAYLDRWGWEVGRFFEGLDKNSTDAELVAIAPGFPVFELS, from the coding sequence ATGAACGACCTCGCCACCCGGTACATCGGCCCCAGCGGCCTGGATCCGATCATGAACCGCATCTTCAACACCCTGCCCAAACTCGGCATCAGCGTCGCCGGATCGCGCCTGCTCGCCGTGCGGGGCCGCAAGAGCGGGGAATGGCGCACCACCATGGTCAACCTGCTGACCGTCGAGGGAACCCGCTACCTGGTGGCCCCGCGCGGACACACCCAGTGGGTCAAGAATCTGCGGGTCACCCCCGTCGGCGAGCTGCGCCTGGGCCGCAAGGCCGAACTCTTCACCGCCCGCGAACTGCCCGACGCCGACAAACTCCCGATCCTGCGCGCCTACCTCGACCGCTGGGGCTGGGAAGTGGGCCGCTTCTTCGAAGGCCTCGACAAGAACTCCACCGACGCCGAATTGGTCGCCATCGCACCGGGATTCCCGGTCTTCGAACTCTCCTGA
- a CDS encoding TetR/AcrR family transcriptional regulator, with protein MSVPRTARERARAEITREITDAARRQLAESGAAALSLRAIARELGMVSSALYRYFPSRDDLLTALIIEAYNAIGEAVEEAVATGDTPRARWRAAAAAVRHWAIGHPHEYTLLYGSPVPGYQAPQDTIGPASRVPIAALGIVVKAWESGELAAGAGGMSDELTAQSTEIATQIAPGLPPEYVARTVVAWTQLYGAVTFELTGQLVGSMDPAGPFFEYAVEVMADLIGLPG; from the coding sequence ATGAGCGTTCCTCGCACTGCCCGTGAACGGGCCCGCGCCGAGATCACCCGCGAGATCACCGACGCCGCACGTCGTCAGCTCGCCGAATCCGGCGCCGCGGCACTCTCACTGCGCGCCATCGCACGCGAGCTCGGTATGGTCTCCTCGGCGCTGTACCGGTACTTTCCGAGCCGCGACGACCTGCTCACCGCGCTGATCATCGAGGCGTACAACGCGATCGGCGAGGCGGTCGAGGAGGCGGTGGCCACCGGTGATACCCCGCGGGCGCGCTGGCGGGCGGCGGCAGCGGCGGTGCGGCACTGGGCGATCGGGCATCCGCACGAGTACACGCTGCTCTATGGGTCGCCGGTGCCGGGATATCAGGCACCGCAGGACACGATCGGGCCCGCGTCGCGGGTACCGATCGCGGCGCTCGGAATCGTCGTGAAGGCGTGGGAGAGTGGGGAACTCGCCGCCGGTGCGGGTGGTATGTCCGATGAACTGACCGCGCAGTCGACCGAGATCGCCACGCAGATCGCGCCCGGACTGCCGCCGGAGTACGTCGCGCGCACCGTCGTGGCATGGACGCAGCTGTACGGTGCGGTGACCTTCGAATTGACCGGCCAGTTGGTCGGCAGTATGGATCCGGCCGGGCCGTTCTTCGAATACGCCGTGGAGGTAATGGCAGACCTCATCGGCCTGCCCGGCTGA
- the glnA gene encoding type I glutamate--ammonia ligase has translation MITPTVNGVQDYISAEEVEYIDIRFCDVPGVQQHFSIPASMFGAELVDEGVAFDGSSVRGFQAIHESDMLLLPDLRTAQLDSFRRAKTLNINCFVHDPHTRQAYSRDPRNVARKAEDYLRSTGIADTAYFGPEAEFYIFDSVRYATTMNGAFYEVDSVSASWNTGAKVNPDGSLNRGYKVRPKGGYFPVAPYDADVDLRDRMCTNLMHAGFDLEKGHHEVGTAGQAEINYRFNTLLAAADDLQLYKYIIKNTAWENGKTVTFMPKPLFGDNGSGMHVHQSLWKEGTPLFYDESGYAGLSDLARHYIGGLLHHAPSLLAWTNPTVNSYKRLVPGYEAPVNLVYSQRNRSAAVRIPVTGASAPAKRLEFRCPDSSGNPYLSFAAMMMAGLDGIMNKIEPALPIDKDLYELTPEESAEVTQTPASLAAVIDRLEADHEYLTHGGVFTEDLIETWIRIKRDNEIAEINVRPHPYEFDLYFDV, from the coding sequence GTGATCACCCCTACCGTCAACGGAGTACAGGACTACATCAGCGCCGAGGAAGTCGAGTACATCGACATCCGCTTCTGCGATGTTCCCGGTGTACAACAGCATTTCTCCATTCCCGCCAGTATGTTCGGGGCCGAACTGGTCGATGAGGGCGTCGCCTTCGACGGCTCATCGGTGCGCGGCTTCCAGGCCATCCACGAATCCGACATGCTCTTGCTACCGGATCTGCGTACCGCGCAACTGGATTCGTTCCGCCGAGCCAAGACGCTCAATATCAATTGTTTCGTCCATGATCCGCATACGCGGCAGGCGTACAGCCGCGATCCCCGGAATGTGGCGCGCAAGGCCGAGGATTATCTGCGCAGCACCGGCATCGCCGATACCGCGTACTTCGGGCCCGAGGCCGAGTTCTACATCTTCGATTCGGTGCGCTACGCCACCACCATGAATGGCGCGTTCTACGAGGTGGATTCGGTCTCGGCGAGCTGGAATACCGGGGCGAAGGTCAATCCGGACGGCAGTCTGAACCGCGGTTACAAGGTGCGCCCCAAGGGCGGTTACTTCCCCGTCGCACCCTATGATGCCGACGTCGACCTGCGAGATCGTATGTGCACCAACCTGATGCACGCCGGATTCGATCTGGAGAAGGGGCATCATGAGGTCGGCACCGCCGGACAGGCGGAGATCAACTATCGCTTCAATACGTTGCTGGCCGCCGCCGACGATCTACAGCTGTACAAGTACATCATCAAGAACACCGCCTGGGAGAACGGAAAAACCGTCACCTTCATGCCCAAACCGCTCTTCGGTGACAACGGCTCGGGCATGCATGTGCACCAATCCCTGTGGAAGGAGGGCACACCGCTGTTCTACGACGAGTCGGGTTATGCGGGTCTCTCCGATCTGGCTCGCCATTACATCGGCGGTCTGCTGCACCACGCGCCCTCGCTGCTGGCCTGGACAAACCCCACCGTGAACTCGTACAAACGCCTGGTTCCGGGCTATGAGGCACCCGTGAATCTGGTCTACAGCCAGCGCAATCGCTCAGCGGCCGTGCGCATTCCGGTCACCGGCGCGAGCGCACCCGCCAAACGCCTGGAATTCCGTTGCCCGGACTCCTCCGGCAACCCGTACCTGTCCTTCGCGGCCATGATGATGGCGGGCCTGGACGGCATCATGAACAAAATCGAACCCGCCCTCCCCATCGACAAGGATCTCTACGAGTTGACACCCGAGGAGTCCGCCGAGGTAACCCAGACCCCCGCCAGCCTCGCCGCGGTGATCGACCGTCTCGAAGCCGACCACGAATACCTCACGCACGGCGGCGTATTCACCGAAGACCTCATCGAAACCTGGATCCGCATCAAACGCGACAATGAGATCGCCGAGATAAACGTCCGCCCGCACCCGTACGAATTCGACCTCTACTTCGACGTGTGA
- a CDS encoding arsenate reductase family protein, translating into MATEIWHNPKCSKSRTAKATLDEAGVEYVERRYLDNPPTAAEIRTVLGKLGMEPWDITRTAEPEAKELGVSAWGRTTADRDRWIDALATHPRLIQRPIVLTDDGRAFVARDDDTLEALR; encoded by the coding sequence ATGGCAACCGAGATCTGGCACAACCCGAAGTGCTCGAAGAGCCGTACCGCGAAGGCGACGCTCGACGAAGCCGGTGTCGAATACGTCGAGCGCCGCTATCTCGACAACCCGCCGACCGCCGCCGAAATCCGCACGGTACTCGGCAAACTCGGTATGGAGCCGTGGGATATCACCCGTACGGCCGAGCCCGAAGCCAAGGAGCTGGGGGTCTCGGCGTGGGGCCGAACCACTGCCGACCGCGATCGCTGGATCGACGCCCTCGCAACGCATCCGCGCTTGATCCAGCGTCCCATCGTCCTCACCGATGACGGCCGTGCGTTCGTCGCCCGCGACGACGACACCCTCGAAGCGCTGCGCTGA
- a CDS encoding TetR/AcrR family transcriptional regulator, protein MTGTSTHSTSTATDGRSTRWNGHKARRRADMLDAALTVIEANGTEISVQQIADRLKVPRPVVYRHFDGRADLDEQIRRHILDSLLAELLPRLRPDGTVRDAVRGAVGTYVGWVERHPNLHRFLAAGDPHGGSGSALAGARDRIGAQLADLFADILGGFGLDPNRARPTAFGMVGFVDGVVNSWRADGVLTSEQVEGILAESVLALLEGNARSLEVPMTRDTVVADLVARSAAAHTG, encoded by the coding sequence GTGACCGGAACCAGCACGCACTCGACCTCGACGGCCACCGATGGCCGCAGTACCCGCTGGAACGGACATAAAGCCCGCCGACGCGCAGATATGCTCGACGCCGCACTGACCGTCATCGAGGCCAATGGCACCGAGATCTCCGTCCAGCAGATCGCCGATCGCCTGAAGGTGCCGCGGCCGGTGGTCTACCGGCACTTCGACGGCCGCGCCGATCTCGACGAGCAAATCCGCCGTCATATTCTGGATTCCCTGCTGGCCGAACTACTTCCGCGCTTGCGGCCGGACGGCACCGTGCGCGATGCGGTGCGCGGTGCGGTCGGCACCTACGTGGGATGGGTTGAGCGGCACCCGAATCTGCATCGCTTCCTGGCCGCCGGGGATCCGCACGGGGGCAGTGGGAGCGCGCTCGCGGGGGCTCGCGATCGCATCGGCGCGCAGTTGGCGGATCTGTTCGCCGATATTCTCGGCGGTTTCGGCCTGGATCCGAATCGCGCCCGCCCCACCGCATTCGGGATGGTGGGCTTCGTCGACGGTGTGGTCAACAGCTGGCGCGCGGATGGCGTGCTCACCTCCGAGCAGGTCGAGGGCATTCTCGCCGAATCGGTGCTGGCGCTGCTGGAGGGCAATGCGCGCAGCCTGGAGGTGCCGATGACCCGCGATACCGTCGTCGCTGATCTGGTGGCGCGCTCGGCCGCCGCGCATACCGGATAA
- a CDS encoding TetR/AcrR family transcriptional regulator produces the protein MSDGLRARKKRETRLALSMAAIQLAVERGWDNVTVDDIAAAANVSVRTFRNYFSSKAEAVASRHLERMEQVAEEFAARPDGETLWEAMTAAVLDRFALGETVTAETTADRHWVDGIRIMLGAPAVQVAILEANATAQQTLTAAVAARTGTDASRDLYPNLVAAAVSAAISAAIDHSQRADPAQPLMGLLREALDRLATGLPVP, from the coding sequence GTGAGCGATGGACTGCGTGCGCGCAAGAAGCGGGAAACCCGGCTCGCGCTGAGCATGGCCGCCATCCAGCTGGCGGTGGAACGCGGCTGGGACAACGTGACGGTGGACGATATCGCCGCCGCCGCCAATGTCTCGGTACGCACCTTCCGCAACTATTTCTCCAGTAAGGCCGAGGCGGTCGCGTCCCGGCATCTGGAGCGCATGGAACAGGTCGCCGAAGAGTTCGCCGCCCGACCGGACGGTGAAACCCTGTGGGAGGCGATGACCGCCGCGGTTCTGGACCGGTTCGCGCTCGGTGAGACCGTCACCGCGGAGACCACTGCCGACCGGCACTGGGTCGACGGCATCCGCATCATGCTCGGCGCACCCGCGGTGCAGGTCGCGATTCTCGAAGCCAACGCGACCGCGCAGCAGACACTTACGGCCGCGGTGGCCGCTCGCACCGGCACCGACGCCAGCCGGGATCTGTATCCGAATCTGGTGGCCGCGGCGGTCTCGGCCGCCATCAGCGCCGCCATCGATCACAGTCAACGCGCCGATCCGGCACAGCCGCTCATGGGGCTGTTGCGCGAAGCGCTCGACCGGCTGGCCACGGGCCTGCCGGTGCCCTAG
- a CDS encoding PucR family transcriptional regulator, with translation MNRDRALEQLYRRAVAVREEFPAAIPPYRTLPHPLVASGFERGSKLNVDLFFEFLRTGITPGEEETREVVEIALGRVRDGEPLEEVLGRYRIAAEFIWSHIRATADESERELLADATLPLLHYITVLTARIATACVHRAHDPRWELLERRRAIADALLTGRDPIEWADEPAIAVPDAFVIAVFRLSSARIADTGDLRHRIEAIPGVFLRLDSGGWTALLPLHPGDDGTATTAALTARLQPAHADQRETRQPGTVTARSASDTNQAAPHSDSPACANKPAPFWVGVAVASARAEVPALFAEARMLAELGRCLERPQMLCRRADLMFEYTVAAGGSARAGLAAVLLPLDPQPLLAETLAVFVDSGFNQLATARLLNIHRNTVTYRLARIHELTGLDPHRPIDAMTLSAARIARRLESAAFAP, from the coding sequence TTGAACAGGGACCGGGCGCTGGAACAGCTGTACCGGCGCGCGGTCGCGGTGCGGGAGGAATTCCCCGCCGCGATACCGCCGTATCGAACACTGCCGCACCCCTTGGTAGCCAGCGGGTTCGAGCGCGGTAGCAAACTCAATGTGGACCTGTTCTTCGAATTCCTGCGCACCGGAATCACCCCGGGCGAGGAGGAGACCCGCGAGGTGGTGGAGATCGCCCTGGGCCGGGTCCGGGACGGCGAACCCCTGGAAGAGGTGCTGGGGCGCTATCGCATCGCCGCGGAGTTCATCTGGTCGCATATTCGTGCCACCGCCGATGAGTCCGAACGCGAACTCCTCGCCGACGCCACACTCCCGCTCCTGCACTACATCACCGTATTGACCGCCCGCATCGCCACCGCGTGCGTGCATCGCGCGCACGACCCGCGCTGGGAACTCCTCGAACGCCGACGCGCGATCGCCGACGCCTTGCTCACCGGGCGTGATCCGATCGAATGGGCCGACGAACCCGCGATCGCGGTCCCGGATGCCTTCGTCATCGCGGTCTTCCGCCTGAGTTCGGCGCGTATCGCCGACACCGGCGATCTGCGCCACCGGATCGAGGCCATCCCCGGGGTGTTCCTCCGCCTGGACAGTGGCGGCTGGACCGCGCTACTACCCCTGCACCCTGGCGATGACGGCACCGCCACCACCGCGGCCCTCACCGCCCGCCTGCAACCGGCCCATGCCGACCAGCGCGAAACCCGGCAACCCGGCACCGTGACCGCTCGATCCGCCTCGGACACCAATCAGGCCGCCCCGCACTCCGATTCGCCCGCATGCGCAAACAAACCAGCGCCGTTCTGGGTCGGCGTCGCGGTCGCCTCCGCGCGCGCCGAAGTCCCCGCGCTCTTCGCCGAGGCCCGCATGCTCGCCGAATTGGGCCGCTGCCTGGAGCGCCCGCAAATGCTCTGCCGCCGCGCCGATCTCATGTTCGAGTACACCGTCGCGGCGGGCGGTTCCGCCCGCGCGGGCCTGGCCGCGGTACTGCTCCCACTCGACCCGCAGCCGCTACTGGCGGAGACCTTGGCGGTCTTCGTGGACAGCGGCTTCAACCAGTTGGCGACGGCCCGCCTGTTGAACATCCACCGCAATACGGTCACCTACCGCCTGGCCCGCATCCACGAACTCACCGGTCTGGACCCGCACCGACCCATCGATGCCATGACGCTGTCCGCGGCCCGCATTGCCCGCCGCCTCGAATCCGCCGCCTTCGCCCCGTAA
- a CDS encoding DUF4873 domain-containing protein has product MRRSRRAVTEEADYPNPVPAPEYSGPALLDAPGTELAVTVSLNGHVDPIDGNFHWYGRVSAPEGSDLPDPGRGQVFLTLPGGTPARGVLQERDPWGNLRIVGIGTPPFPLEQAEIHPGTR; this is encoded by the coding sequence GTGAGGCGCTCGCGGCGGGCGGTGACCGAGGAGGCGGACTACCCGAATCCCGTACCCGCACCGGAGTATTCGGGCCCGGCGCTATTGGACGCGCCGGGCACCGAACTCGCGGTGACGGTGAGCCTGAACGGCCACGTGGACCCGATAGACGGCAATTTTCACTGGTATGGCCGGGTTTCCGCGCCGGAGGGCAGCGATTTGCCCGATCCCGGGCGCGGGCAGGTCTTCCTCACCCTGCCCGGTGGCACACCCGCGCGCGGGGTGCTCCAGGAGCGTGATCCGTGGGGCAACCTGCGGATAGTAGGAATCGGCACGCCGCCATTCCCGTTGGAGCAGGCCGAGATTCACCCCGGCACCCGCTGA